A genomic window from Anolis carolinensis isolate JA03-04 unplaced genomic scaffold, rAnoCar3.1.pri scaffold_13, whole genome shotgun sequence includes:
- the ccp110 gene encoding centriolar coiled-coil protein of 110 kDa isoform X3, with protein sequence MEDYEMFCKRQLDRFQGESVKIKTSPLTHYKNISCINFYGVPVLSPLLTPERKKELQQDREKALEFEIGLHNSKKRILLNRIQEIVENVQMKKLANRDSTNLSDTANVHLDFDSKGLSGFVTQSSSVLPNSTLPSESVAATKALEIKAADTDVASRGHLLERTENVTPFRPKNIYSALSEKRTCPDGAFSQPVTLSPSKETEKKESTEVISADTENRDPYMMSLQNLLKKSKEYIQREPTRRSLRSNSRRSGSESHSDKENDSVKTSDLAKERSKLTGRSCMGLTPDKSTLPKSSTSLQTSSAGKTNTSVVASSSFSKVDIPIRSGTPPVVDSDSEEDFKNALFFEHDSSIFRSFTGSYSKLPSPEPSMSPKMHRRRPRPSSVGQIVITNPVYAYELSPKEKGRAAGLATQEAGGRQTVADSKPKLAPDMIPVCPSNIHAFRRYSLEISDEFMVGRWNQVRPLSAGQQENRRSLVSATVEGELAFHSEELSRSCLVGSTPPELHSGDHPVMRQNQANASSSKQDSLLDKTKSNVPVELNKSYDVENPSPLLISTQQKPQVDASDVSFTDEQVFNGGLEKVKRRLELGANNMQKENITCSMITEIDVQKKQWLHDQNSSFGTKKETQERHANEEEILKQKMFAFEELKKQLEEQHAQQLSLLIAEQEREQERLQKEIAEQERRLKGEKTAVAEMGMAVPTSGIDWEWRKVTDIHLLESVFPRVETLHGANSENAGLTNAAATGSVAESPFYLWDPPASGKSITASRAVNRSKMRWSQVYSPEMKRKLNKISALAKGFLTRRLLQTEKLKHLRQTVKDTREFIKNFQTEAPLKRGSVSAQDANLQERVAAQLRAALYDIHDIFFTMEVSEKMSILYHDREVRKEKMLRQLDKAKTPRERVTLSTATQKSLDRKKYMKASEMGMPNKKMIVKQKTPESRVLQPNQGQNAPIQRLLSRQGSICRKNPKKEAKCCDNLRRQHSLG encoded by the exons ATGGAGGACTATGAGATGTTCTGCAAGAGACAGCTTGATCGGTTCCAAGGAGAGTCGGTGAAGATAAAAACGTCTCCACTCACTCATTACAAAAATATTTCATGTATTAATTTCTATGGTGTTCCTGTGCTTTCCCCACTG CTTACTCCTGAGAGAAAAAAGGAACTGCAGCAGGACAGAGAAAAGGCTTTGGAGTTCGAAATCGGGCTGCACAATTCCAAGAAAAGGATTCTCTTAAACCGCATCCAGGAGATTGTGGAAAATGTGCAG ATGAAGAAACTGGCAAATCGGGATAGTACCAATCTGTCTGATACAGCGAATGTTCATTTGGATTTCGATTCAAAAGGGTTGAGTGGTTTTGTGACACAATCGAGCAGCGTTTTGCCAAATTCCACTCTTCCCAGCGAATCTGTGGCAGCTACAAAGGCACTCGAGATTAAGGCAGCAGATACAGATGTTGCATCAAGAGGGCACCTTCTCGAAAGAACTGAAAACGTTACCCCTTTTAGACCAAAGAATATTTACTCTGCCCTTTCTGAAAAGAGAACGTGTCCGGATGGAGCGTTTTCCCAACCAGTAACCCTGTCTCCTTCAAAGGAGACTGAAAAGAAAGAGAGCACTGAAGTGATATCGGCTGATACCGAAAACAGAGACCCTTACATGATGAGTCTTCAGAATCTCCTTAAAAAATCCAAGGAATACATACAGAGAGAACCAACCAGGCGCAGCTTGCGAAGCAATTCAAGAAGAAGCGGGAGCGAAAGCCATTCTGACAAAGAAAACGACTCAGTGAAAACAAGTGACTTGGCAAAAGAGAGAAGCAAGTTAACTGGCAGAAGCTGTATGGGTCTGACACCTGATAAATCGACTCTTCCTAAATCCAGCACTTCTCTGCAGACTTCCTCAGCCGGCAAAACGAATACAAGTGTAGTAGCATCATCCAGTTTCTCTAAAGTGGATATACCAATACGATCTGGAACACCTCCTGTTGTGGATTCAGATTCAGAGGAAGACTTTAAAAATGCCCTGTTCTTTGAACATGACAGTAGCATTTTCCGAAGCTTCACCGGTTCTTATTCCAAATTGCCAAGTCCTGAGCCTAGCATGAGCCCCAAAATGCACAGAAGACGCCCGAGGCCTTCTTCGGTGGGGCAGATTGTCATTACCAACCCTGTGTATGCCTATGAGTTAAGCCCTAAAGAAAAGGGACGGGCTGCCGGCTTGGCTACACAAGAGGCTGGTGGCAGGCAAACTGTAGCTGATTCTAAGCCAAAATTGGCACCAGACATGATTCCTGTTTGTCCCAGCAACATTCATGCTTTTCGCAGATATTCCTTGGAGATCTCTGATGAATTCATGGTTGGCAGATGGAACCAGGTGAGGCCACTATCGGCCGGTCAGCAAGAAAACAGAAGATCCCTGGTCAGCGCCACAGTAGAGGGAGAGTTGGCCTTCCATAGTGAAGAGCTATCACGTTCTTGCCTTGTGGGATCTACCCCGCCAGAACTACATTCAGGTGACCACCCTGTTATGAGGCAAAACCAAGCCAATGCCAGCAGCAGTAAGCAAGACAGCCTGTTGGACAAAACCAAATCCAATGTGCCTGTGGAACTCAATAAATCGTACGATGTCGAAAACCCATCTCCTTTACTCATATCAACACAGCAGAAGCCACAGGTGGATGCGTCAGATGTTTCTTTTACAGACGAGCAGGTATTCAATGGTGGCTTGGAAAAGGTGAAACGGAGGCTTGAGCTGGGTGCAAACAACATGCAGAAGGAAAACATCACTTGTTCCATGATCACAGAAATAGATGTGCAAAAGAAGCAATGGCTCCATGATCAGAACAGTTCCTTTGGTACCAAGAAAGAAACACAGGAACGACATGCCAATG AAGAagagattttaaaacagaaaatgtttGCTTTTGAAGAACTGAAGAAGCAACTTGAAGAGCAGCATGCTCAGCAACTTTCGCTGCTAATAGCTGAGCaggagagagaacaagagagatTGCAGAAg GAGATAGCAGAGCAGGAGCGAAGACTGAAAGGCGAGAAGACCGCTGTTGCCGAAATGGGAATGGCTGTGCCCACCAGTGGCATTGACTGGGAGTGGAGGAAGGTCACTGACATCCACTTGTTGGAATCTGTGTTCCCTCGAGTGGAAACACTCCATGGCGCAAACTCAGAGAATGCTG GCCTCACCAATGCTGCTGCAACTGGCTCAGTTGCTGAATCCCCGTTCTACCTCTGGGACCCACCAGCAAGCGGAAAGTCCATTACAGCATCCCGGGCTGTCAACAGAAGCAAAATGAGATGGTCTCAG GTGTATAGtcctgaaatgaaaagaaaactgaACAAGATCTCTGCTTTGGCAAAGGGATTCTTAACTCGGAGGCTCTTGCAAACGGAGAAACTGAAGCACCTTCGGCAGACCGTGAAg GACACAAGGGAGTTTATTAAAAACTTCCAGACAGAAGCTCCATTGAAGAGAGGAAGTGTTTCAGCTCAAGATGCCAATCTGCAGGAACGGGTGGCAGCTCAG CTGCGAGCAGCATTGTATGATATTCATGATATTTTCTTCACAATGGAAGTGTCTGAGAAAATGAGCATCCTGTATCACGATCGAGAGGTTCGCAAGGAAAAGATGCTTCGCCAGCTG GATAAAGCCAAGACCCCAAGAGAGAGAGTGACCCTTTCTACAGCTACTCAGAAGTCTCTGGATAGAAAGAAATACATGAA
- the ccp110 gene encoding centriolar coiled-coil protein of 110 kDa isoform X1, producing MEDYEMFCKRQLDRFQGESVKIKTSPLTHYKNISCINFYGVPVLSPLLTPERKKELQQDREKALEFEIGLHNSKKRILLNRIQEIVENVQMKKLANRDSTNLSDTANVHLDFDSKGLSGFVTQSSSVLPNSTLPSESVAATKALEIKAADTDVASRGHLLERTENVTPFRPKNIYSALSEKRTCPDGAFSQPVTLSPSKETEKKESTEVISADTENRDPYMMSLQNLLKKSKEYIQREPTRRSLRSNSRRSGSESHSDKENDSVKTSDLAKERSKLTGRSCMGLTPDKSTLPKSSTSLQTSSAGKTNTSVVASSSFSKVDIPIRSGTPPVVDSDSEEDFKNALFFEHDSSIFRSFTGSYSKLPSPEPSMSPKMHRRRPRPSSVGQIVITNPVYAYELSPKEKGRAAGLATQEAGGRQTVADSKPKLAPDMIPVCPSNIHAFRRYSLEISDEFMVGRWNQVRPLSAGQQENRRSLVSATVEGELAFHSEELSRSCLVGSTPPELHSGDHPVMRQNQANASSSKQDSLLDKTKSNVPVELNKSYDVENPSPLLISTQQKPQVDASDVSFTDEQVFNGGLEKVKRRLELGANNMQKENITCSMITEIDVQKKQWLHDQNSSFGTKKETQERHANEEEILKQKMFAFEELKKQLEEQHAQQLSLLIAEQEREQERLQKEIAEQERRLKGEKTAVAEMGMAVPTSGIDWEWRKVTDIHLLESVFPRVETLHGANSENAGLTNAAATGSVAESPFYLWDPPASGKSITASRAVNRSKMRWSQVYSPEMKRKLNKISALAKGFLTRRLLQTEKLKHLRQTVKDTREFIKNFQTEAPLKRGSVSAQDANLQERVAAQLRAALYDIHDIFFTMEVSEKMSILYHDREVRKEKMLRQLDKAKTPRERVTLSTATQKSLDRKKYMKASEMGMPNKKMIVKQKTPESRVLQPNQGQNAPIQRLLSRQGTPKASVKGAEQNRKKPSESRVSNKVFSGAYAGKIQRKKPNAVTT from the exons ATGGAGGACTATGAGATGTTCTGCAAGAGACAGCTTGATCGGTTCCAAGGAGAGTCGGTGAAGATAAAAACGTCTCCACTCACTCATTACAAAAATATTTCATGTATTAATTTCTATGGTGTTCCTGTGCTTTCCCCACTG CTTACTCCTGAGAGAAAAAAGGAACTGCAGCAGGACAGAGAAAAGGCTTTGGAGTTCGAAATCGGGCTGCACAATTCCAAGAAAAGGATTCTCTTAAACCGCATCCAGGAGATTGTGGAAAATGTGCAG ATGAAGAAACTGGCAAATCGGGATAGTACCAATCTGTCTGATACAGCGAATGTTCATTTGGATTTCGATTCAAAAGGGTTGAGTGGTTTTGTGACACAATCGAGCAGCGTTTTGCCAAATTCCACTCTTCCCAGCGAATCTGTGGCAGCTACAAAGGCACTCGAGATTAAGGCAGCAGATACAGATGTTGCATCAAGAGGGCACCTTCTCGAAAGAACTGAAAACGTTACCCCTTTTAGACCAAAGAATATTTACTCTGCCCTTTCTGAAAAGAGAACGTGTCCGGATGGAGCGTTTTCCCAACCAGTAACCCTGTCTCCTTCAAAGGAGACTGAAAAGAAAGAGAGCACTGAAGTGATATCGGCTGATACCGAAAACAGAGACCCTTACATGATGAGTCTTCAGAATCTCCTTAAAAAATCCAAGGAATACATACAGAGAGAACCAACCAGGCGCAGCTTGCGAAGCAATTCAAGAAGAAGCGGGAGCGAAAGCCATTCTGACAAAGAAAACGACTCAGTGAAAACAAGTGACTTGGCAAAAGAGAGAAGCAAGTTAACTGGCAGAAGCTGTATGGGTCTGACACCTGATAAATCGACTCTTCCTAAATCCAGCACTTCTCTGCAGACTTCCTCAGCCGGCAAAACGAATACAAGTGTAGTAGCATCATCCAGTTTCTCTAAAGTGGATATACCAATACGATCTGGAACACCTCCTGTTGTGGATTCAGATTCAGAGGAAGACTTTAAAAATGCCCTGTTCTTTGAACATGACAGTAGCATTTTCCGAAGCTTCACCGGTTCTTATTCCAAATTGCCAAGTCCTGAGCCTAGCATGAGCCCCAAAATGCACAGAAGACGCCCGAGGCCTTCTTCGGTGGGGCAGATTGTCATTACCAACCCTGTGTATGCCTATGAGTTAAGCCCTAAAGAAAAGGGACGGGCTGCCGGCTTGGCTACACAAGAGGCTGGTGGCAGGCAAACTGTAGCTGATTCTAAGCCAAAATTGGCACCAGACATGATTCCTGTTTGTCCCAGCAACATTCATGCTTTTCGCAGATATTCCTTGGAGATCTCTGATGAATTCATGGTTGGCAGATGGAACCAGGTGAGGCCACTATCGGCCGGTCAGCAAGAAAACAGAAGATCCCTGGTCAGCGCCACAGTAGAGGGAGAGTTGGCCTTCCATAGTGAAGAGCTATCACGTTCTTGCCTTGTGGGATCTACCCCGCCAGAACTACATTCAGGTGACCACCCTGTTATGAGGCAAAACCAAGCCAATGCCAGCAGCAGTAAGCAAGACAGCCTGTTGGACAAAACCAAATCCAATGTGCCTGTGGAACTCAATAAATCGTACGATGTCGAAAACCCATCTCCTTTACTCATATCAACACAGCAGAAGCCACAGGTGGATGCGTCAGATGTTTCTTTTACAGACGAGCAGGTATTCAATGGTGGCTTGGAAAAGGTGAAACGGAGGCTTGAGCTGGGTGCAAACAACATGCAGAAGGAAAACATCACTTGTTCCATGATCACAGAAATAGATGTGCAAAAGAAGCAATGGCTCCATGATCAGAACAGTTCCTTTGGTACCAAGAAAGAAACACAGGAACGACATGCCAATG AAGAagagattttaaaacagaaaatgtttGCTTTTGAAGAACTGAAGAAGCAACTTGAAGAGCAGCATGCTCAGCAACTTTCGCTGCTAATAGCTGAGCaggagagagaacaagagagatTGCAGAAg GAGATAGCAGAGCAGGAGCGAAGACTGAAAGGCGAGAAGACCGCTGTTGCCGAAATGGGAATGGCTGTGCCCACCAGTGGCATTGACTGGGAGTGGAGGAAGGTCACTGACATCCACTTGTTGGAATCTGTGTTCCCTCGAGTGGAAACACTCCATGGCGCAAACTCAGAGAATGCTG GCCTCACCAATGCTGCTGCAACTGGCTCAGTTGCTGAATCCCCGTTCTACCTCTGGGACCCACCAGCAAGCGGAAAGTCCATTACAGCATCCCGGGCTGTCAACAGAAGCAAAATGAGATGGTCTCAG GTGTATAGtcctgaaatgaaaagaaaactgaACAAGATCTCTGCTTTGGCAAAGGGATTCTTAACTCGGAGGCTCTTGCAAACGGAGAAACTGAAGCACCTTCGGCAGACCGTGAAg GACACAAGGGAGTTTATTAAAAACTTCCAGACAGAAGCTCCATTGAAGAGAGGAAGTGTTTCAGCTCAAGATGCCAATCTGCAGGAACGGGTGGCAGCTCAG CTGCGAGCAGCATTGTATGATATTCATGATATTTTCTTCACAATGGAAGTGTCTGAGAAAATGAGCATCCTGTATCACGATCGAGAGGTTCGCAAGGAAAAGATGCTTCGCCAGCTG GATAAAGCCAAGACCCCAAGAGAGAGAGTGACCCTTTCTACAGCTACTCAGAAGTCTCTGGATAGAAAGAAATACATGAA
- the ccp110 gene encoding centriolar coiled-coil protein of 110 kDa isoform X2 encodes MEDYEMFCKRQLDRFQGESVKIKTSPLTHYKNISCINFYGVPVLSPLLTPERKKELQQDREKALEFEIGLHNSKKRILLNRIQEIVENVQMKKLANRDSTNLSDTANVHLDFDSKGLSGFVTQSSSVLPNSTLPSESVAATKALEIKAADTDVASRGHLLERTENVTPFRPKNIYSALSEKRTCPDGAFSQPVTLSPSKETEKKESTEVISADTENRDPYMMSLQNLLKKSKEYIQREPTRRSLRSNSRRSGSESHSDKENDSVKTSDLAKERSKLTGRSCMGLTPDKSTLPKSSTSLQTSSAGKTNTSVVASSSFSKVDIPIRSGTPPVVDSDSEEDFKNALFFEHDSSIFRSFTGSYSKLPSPEPSMSPKMHRRRPRPSSVGQIVITNPVYAYELSPKEKGRAAGLATQEAGGRQTVADSKPKLAPDMIPVCPSNIHAFRRYSLEISDEFMVGRWNQVRPLSAGQQENRRSLVSATVEGELAFHSEELSRSCLVGSTPPELHSGDHPVMRQNQANASSSKQDSLLDKTKSNVPVELNKSYDVENPSPLLISTQQKPQVDASDVSFTDEQVFNGGLEKVKRRLELGANNMQKENITCSMITEIDVQKKQWLHDQNSSFGTKKETQERHANEEILKQKMFAFEELKKQLEEQHAQQLSLLIAEQEREQERLQKEIAEQERRLKGEKTAVAEMGMAVPTSGIDWEWRKVTDIHLLESVFPRVETLHGANSENAGLTNAAATGSVAESPFYLWDPPASGKSITASRAVNRSKMRWSQVYSPEMKRKLNKISALAKGFLTRRLLQTEKLKHLRQTVKDTREFIKNFQTEAPLKRGSVSAQDANLQERVAAQLRAALYDIHDIFFTMEVSEKMSILYHDREVRKEKMLRQLDKAKTPRERVTLSTATQKSLDRKKYMKASEMGMPNKKMIVKQKTPESRVLQPNQGQNAPIQRLLSRQGTPKASVKGAEQNRKKPSESRVSNKVFSGAYAGKIQRKKPNAVTT; translated from the exons ATGGAGGACTATGAGATGTTCTGCAAGAGACAGCTTGATCGGTTCCAAGGAGAGTCGGTGAAGATAAAAACGTCTCCACTCACTCATTACAAAAATATTTCATGTATTAATTTCTATGGTGTTCCTGTGCTTTCCCCACTG CTTACTCCTGAGAGAAAAAAGGAACTGCAGCAGGACAGAGAAAAGGCTTTGGAGTTCGAAATCGGGCTGCACAATTCCAAGAAAAGGATTCTCTTAAACCGCATCCAGGAGATTGTGGAAAATGTGCAG ATGAAGAAACTGGCAAATCGGGATAGTACCAATCTGTCTGATACAGCGAATGTTCATTTGGATTTCGATTCAAAAGGGTTGAGTGGTTTTGTGACACAATCGAGCAGCGTTTTGCCAAATTCCACTCTTCCCAGCGAATCTGTGGCAGCTACAAAGGCACTCGAGATTAAGGCAGCAGATACAGATGTTGCATCAAGAGGGCACCTTCTCGAAAGAACTGAAAACGTTACCCCTTTTAGACCAAAGAATATTTACTCTGCCCTTTCTGAAAAGAGAACGTGTCCGGATGGAGCGTTTTCCCAACCAGTAACCCTGTCTCCTTCAAAGGAGACTGAAAAGAAAGAGAGCACTGAAGTGATATCGGCTGATACCGAAAACAGAGACCCTTACATGATGAGTCTTCAGAATCTCCTTAAAAAATCCAAGGAATACATACAGAGAGAACCAACCAGGCGCAGCTTGCGAAGCAATTCAAGAAGAAGCGGGAGCGAAAGCCATTCTGACAAAGAAAACGACTCAGTGAAAACAAGTGACTTGGCAAAAGAGAGAAGCAAGTTAACTGGCAGAAGCTGTATGGGTCTGACACCTGATAAATCGACTCTTCCTAAATCCAGCACTTCTCTGCAGACTTCCTCAGCCGGCAAAACGAATACAAGTGTAGTAGCATCATCCAGTTTCTCTAAAGTGGATATACCAATACGATCTGGAACACCTCCTGTTGTGGATTCAGATTCAGAGGAAGACTTTAAAAATGCCCTGTTCTTTGAACATGACAGTAGCATTTTCCGAAGCTTCACCGGTTCTTATTCCAAATTGCCAAGTCCTGAGCCTAGCATGAGCCCCAAAATGCACAGAAGACGCCCGAGGCCTTCTTCGGTGGGGCAGATTGTCATTACCAACCCTGTGTATGCCTATGAGTTAAGCCCTAAAGAAAAGGGACGGGCTGCCGGCTTGGCTACACAAGAGGCTGGTGGCAGGCAAACTGTAGCTGATTCTAAGCCAAAATTGGCACCAGACATGATTCCTGTTTGTCCCAGCAACATTCATGCTTTTCGCAGATATTCCTTGGAGATCTCTGATGAATTCATGGTTGGCAGATGGAACCAGGTGAGGCCACTATCGGCCGGTCAGCAAGAAAACAGAAGATCCCTGGTCAGCGCCACAGTAGAGGGAGAGTTGGCCTTCCATAGTGAAGAGCTATCACGTTCTTGCCTTGTGGGATCTACCCCGCCAGAACTACATTCAGGTGACCACCCTGTTATGAGGCAAAACCAAGCCAATGCCAGCAGCAGTAAGCAAGACAGCCTGTTGGACAAAACCAAATCCAATGTGCCTGTGGAACTCAATAAATCGTACGATGTCGAAAACCCATCTCCTTTACTCATATCAACACAGCAGAAGCCACAGGTGGATGCGTCAGATGTTTCTTTTACAGACGAGCAGGTATTCAATGGTGGCTTGGAAAAGGTGAAACGGAGGCTTGAGCTGGGTGCAAACAACATGCAGAAGGAAAACATCACTTGTTCCATGATCACAGAAATAGATGTGCAAAAGAAGCAATGGCTCCATGATCAGAACAGTTCCTTTGGTACCAAGAAAGAAACACAGGAACGACATGCCAATG AagagattttaaaacagaaaatgtttGCTTTTGAAGAACTGAAGAAGCAACTTGAAGAGCAGCATGCTCAGCAACTTTCGCTGCTAATAGCTGAGCaggagagagaacaagagagatTGCAGAAg GAGATAGCAGAGCAGGAGCGAAGACTGAAAGGCGAGAAGACCGCTGTTGCCGAAATGGGAATGGCTGTGCCCACCAGTGGCATTGACTGGGAGTGGAGGAAGGTCACTGACATCCACTTGTTGGAATCTGTGTTCCCTCGAGTGGAAACACTCCATGGCGCAAACTCAGAGAATGCTG GCCTCACCAATGCTGCTGCAACTGGCTCAGTTGCTGAATCCCCGTTCTACCTCTGGGACCCACCAGCAAGCGGAAAGTCCATTACAGCATCCCGGGCTGTCAACAGAAGCAAAATGAGATGGTCTCAG GTGTATAGtcctgaaatgaaaagaaaactgaACAAGATCTCTGCTTTGGCAAAGGGATTCTTAACTCGGAGGCTCTTGCAAACGGAGAAACTGAAGCACCTTCGGCAGACCGTGAAg GACACAAGGGAGTTTATTAAAAACTTCCAGACAGAAGCTCCATTGAAGAGAGGAAGTGTTTCAGCTCAAGATGCCAATCTGCAGGAACGGGTGGCAGCTCAG CTGCGAGCAGCATTGTATGATATTCATGATATTTTCTTCACAATGGAAGTGTCTGAGAAAATGAGCATCCTGTATCACGATCGAGAGGTTCGCAAGGAAAAGATGCTTCGCCAGCTG GATAAAGCCAAGACCCCAAGAGAGAGAGTGACCCTTTCTACAGCTACTCAGAAGTCTCTGGATAGAAAGAAATACATGAA
- the gde1 gene encoding glycerophosphodiester phosphodiesterase 1 isoform X1 yields the protein MFCYCEGLLAALSALLMAALVLSRSAALSCLLTGGAYVALRLFSLEPVPLERARLVVQPRGNPARVAHRGGGHDAPENTLAAIRQAAENGATGVEIDLEFTADGIPVLMHDSTVDRTTDGSGNLRDLTFAEIRRYNPCAKHRLWRDYRGEKIPTLKEAVLESMHYDLIIYFDVKGHADQAVAALRDLYLEYPRLYNTSVVCSFMPDVVYKMRQADRNVITALTHRPWSISHLGDGKPRFESVWKHYFMMAMDVILDWSMHNFLWHLCGVSVFLVQKNYVSQEYVRQWSSKGIQVVAWTVNTFAEKMYYDNVLQCSYMTDSLVEDCDPHY from the exons ATGTTCTGCTACTGTGAGGGCCTCTTGGCGGCCTTGTCGGCGCTGCTGATGGCGGCGCTGGTGCTGAGCCGGAGCGCGGCGCTGTCCTGCCTCCTCACGGGCGGGGCCTACGTGGCGCTGCGCCTCTTCAGCCTCGAGCCCGTCCCCCTGGAGCGGGCCCGGCTGGTGGTGCAGCCCCGGGGGAACCCGGCCCGCGTGGCCCACCGCGGAGGAGGCCACGACGCGCCCGAGAACACCCTCGCCGCCATCCGGCAG gcAGCTGAGAATGGAGCAACTGGCGTGGAAATCGATCTCGAATTCACTGCCGATGGCATTCCTGTCCTGATGCATGACAGCACTGTAGACAGGACTACGGACGGGTCTGGAAATTTACGTGATTTGACGTTTGCTGAGATTCGGCGATACAATCCGTGCGCTAAACACAGGTTATG GAGGGATTATCGGGGAGAGAAAATACCGACACTGAAAGAAGCTGTTTTGGAAAGTATGCATTACGACCTTATCATCTACTTTGATGTTAAAGGCCACGCGGATCAG GCAGTTGCCGCTCTAAGAGATCTTTACCTGGAATATCCTCGGCTGTACAATACTAGTGTTGTTTGCTCTTTCATGCCAGATGTCGTCTACAAG ATGAGACAGGCTGATAGAAATGTCATAACGGCTTTAACTCACAGACCTTGGAGCATCAGTCACCTTGGAGACGGGAAGCCTCGCTTTGAATCCGTTTGGAAACACTATTTCATGATGGCAATGGATGTTATTCTAGACTGGAGCATGCACAATTTTCTATGGCACTTATGCGGCGTGTCAGTATTCCTGGTACAGAAAAATTATGTTTCACA GGAGTATGTGAGACAATGGTCATCTAAAGGGATTCAAGTTGTTGCTTGGACTGTCAACACATTTGCTGAAAAAATGTACTATGACAATGTTCTCCAGTGCAGCTACATGACGGACAGCTTGGTCGAAGACTGTGACCCACACTATTAG
- the gde1 gene encoding glycerophosphodiester phosphodiesterase 1 isoform X2 → MHDSTVDRTTDGSGNLRDLTFAEIRRYNPCAKHRLWRDYRGEKIPTLKEAVLESMHYDLIIYFDVKGHADQAVAALRDLYLEYPRLYNTSVVCSFMPDVVYKMRQADRNVITALTHRPWSISHLGDGKPRFESVWKHYFMMAMDVILDWSMHNFLWHLCGVSVFLVQKNYVSQEYVRQWSSKGIQVVAWTVNTFAEKMYYDNVLQCSYMTDSLVEDCDPHY, encoded by the exons ATGCATGACAGCACTGTAGACAGGACTACGGACGGGTCTGGAAATTTACGTGATTTGACGTTTGCTGAGATTCGGCGATACAATCCGTGCGCTAAACACAGGTTATG GAGGGATTATCGGGGAGAGAAAATACCGACACTGAAAGAAGCTGTTTTGGAAAGTATGCATTACGACCTTATCATCTACTTTGATGTTAAAGGCCACGCGGATCAG GCAGTTGCCGCTCTAAGAGATCTTTACCTGGAATATCCTCGGCTGTACAATACTAGTGTTGTTTGCTCTTTCATGCCAGATGTCGTCTACAAG ATGAGACAGGCTGATAGAAATGTCATAACGGCTTTAACTCACAGACCTTGGAGCATCAGTCACCTTGGAGACGGGAAGCCTCGCTTTGAATCCGTTTGGAAACACTATTTCATGATGGCAATGGATGTTATTCTAGACTGGAGCATGCACAATTTTCTATGGCACTTATGCGGCGTGTCAGTATTCCTGGTACAGAAAAATTATGTTTCACA GGAGTATGTGAGACAATGGTCATCTAAAGGGATTCAAGTTGTTGCTTGGACTGTCAACACATTTGCTGAAAAAATGTACTATGACAATGTTCTCCAGTGCAGCTACATGACGGACAGCTTGGTCGAAGACTGTGACCCACACTATTAG